One segment of Variovorax paradoxus DNA contains the following:
- a CDS encoding SDR family NAD(P)-dependent oxidoreductase, giving the protein MDLKLDGKLALVSGSTAGIGYAIAHALASEGASVIVNGRSQASIDEAVDRIRSETRGTVHGHAGDLSQAHVAEELVRRHPGIAILVNNLGIFEPKAFEDIPDADWQRFFDVNVLSGVRLARLVLPDMKRANWGRIIFISSESAVQIPTEMIHYGVTKTAQIAVARGLAESVAGTNITVNSVLPGPTKSRGVGDFVEGMARTSDKTFEQVEAEFFDHVRPTSLIRRFASPQEVASLVAYVASPLASATTGAALRVDGGVVKSAF; this is encoded by the coding sequence ATGGATCTGAAACTCGACGGCAAGCTGGCCCTGGTAAGCGGCAGCACGGCCGGCATCGGCTACGCGATCGCCCACGCGCTGGCCTCCGAGGGCGCAAGCGTCATCGTCAACGGCAGGTCGCAAGCGTCCATCGACGAAGCGGTGGATCGCATCCGCTCGGAGACCAGAGGCACGGTGCACGGCCATGCCGGCGACCTCAGCCAGGCCCACGTGGCGGAGGAGCTCGTGCGCCGCCACCCCGGCATCGCCATCCTCGTCAACAACCTGGGCATCTTCGAGCCCAAGGCCTTCGAGGACATTCCGGATGCGGACTGGCAGCGCTTCTTCGATGTGAACGTGCTGAGCGGCGTCCGCCTCGCACGCCTGGTGCTGCCCGACATGAAGCGCGCGAACTGGGGACGGATCATTTTCATCTCGAGCGAGAGCGCGGTGCAGATTCCGACCGAGATGATCCATTACGGCGTGACGAAGACCGCGCAGATCGCGGTGGCGCGCGGGCTCGCTGAATCGGTGGCCGGCACGAACATCACCGTCAACAGCGTGCTGCCGGGACCGACGAAGTCGCGCGGCGTCGGCGACTTCGTCGAAGGCATGGCACGCACGAGCGACAAGACCTTCGAACAGGTCGAGGCGGAGTTCTTCGACCACGTCCGCCCGACCTCGCTGATCAGGCGCTTCGCCTCGCCGCAGGAAGTGGCCTCGCTCGTGGCCTACGTGGCAAGTCCGCTCGCGTCGGCGACCACGGGCGCGGCACTTCGCGTCGACGGCGGCGTGGTCAAGAGCGCCTTCTGA
- a CDS encoding flagellar hook assembly protein FlgD, whose protein sequence is MAISDTSSITGQNAASAASSNTSVSNADSEQRFLKLLVTQLNNQDPLNPMQNAELTSQLAQMSTVSGIEKLNSTLSGLVNQTGSNQVLQAASLIGYNVLSPGDTLTTTKPEDGKEPAAQAFAVELPGTASDVDIKIVDAAGNTVRTISAGSMKEGVNAVTWDGKDDAGNVVPAGTYKFVADATNGSTVVKATALTFSQVAAVKQGTDGVTLELMSGNNIGLSDVRLFL, encoded by the coding sequence ATGGCCATCTCCGACACCTCGTCCATCACCGGGCAGAACGCCGCCTCCGCGGCCAGCAGCAACACCAGCGTCTCGAACGCCGACAGCGAACAGCGCTTCCTGAAGCTGCTGGTCACGCAGCTGAACAACCAGGACCCGCTCAACCCGATGCAGAACGCCGAGCTCACCTCGCAGCTGGCGCAGATGAGCACCGTGAGCGGCATCGAGAAGCTCAACTCCACGCTGTCGGGCCTGGTGAACCAGACCGGTTCCAACCAGGTGCTGCAGGCGGCTTCGCTCATCGGCTACAACGTGCTGTCGCCCGGCGACACGCTCACCACCACCAAGCCCGAGGACGGCAAGGAACCCGCGGCGCAGGCCTTCGCGGTGGAGCTGCCGGGCACGGCCTCCGACGTCGACATCAAGATCGTCGACGCCGCCGGCAACACGGTGCGCACCATCAGCGCCGGCTCCATGAAGGAAGGCGTCAACGCCGTCACCTGGGACGGCAAGGACGACGCCGGCAACGTGGTGCCCGCGGGCACCTACAAGTTCGTCGCGGACGCCACCAACGGCAGCACCGTCGTGAAGGCCACCGCGCTCACTTTCTCGCAGGTGGCCGCCGTGAAGCAGGGCACCGACGGCGTCACGCTCGAGCTGATGAGCGGCAACAACATCGGCCTGTCCGACGTGCGGCTCTTCCTCTGA
- the flgB gene encoding flagellar basal body rod protein FlgB produces MIDKLDAALRFNREALNLRAERQEVIAANIAHADTPNYKARDFDFGTRLSEAVERGRASQSMSMATTSARHLAGQAQAMPDKDLLYRTPNQSSLDGNTVEMDVERIAFADNALRYESNLTVINSKIKSLLSAVQQ; encoded by the coding sequence ATGATCGACAAGCTGGATGCGGCGCTTCGCTTCAATCGCGAAGCCCTCAATCTCCGGGCGGAACGCCAGGAGGTGATCGCGGCCAATATCGCGCACGCGGACACGCCCAACTACAAGGCGCGCGACTTCGACTTCGGCACCCGCCTGAGCGAAGCCGTCGAGCGCGGCCGCGCATCGCAGTCGATGTCGATGGCCACCACGTCGGCGCGCCACCTCGCGGGCCAGGCGCAGGCCATGCCCGACAAGGACCTGCTCTACCGCACGCCCAACCAGTCCAGCCTCGACGGCAACACGGTCGAGATGGACGTGGAGCGCATCGCCTTCGCCGACAACGCGCTGCGCTACGAGTCGAACCTCACGGTGATCAATTCCAAGATCAAGTCGCTGCTGTCGGCGGTACAGCAATAA
- a CDS encoding flagellar basal body rod protein FlgF: MDRMLYVAMSGAKQVMEQQASVANNMANVSTPGFRAQIASFRAVPVVGQEAPTRAFVSATTPGADFAHGPITETGRGLDVAVNGEGWLVVQTADGGEAYTRVGNLQISADGQLSTMGGRPVMGDNGALTVPPGSAVTIATNGLVSARDAASNTETGIGEVGRLKLVNPATTDLVRGDDGLFRMRQGLQPAEADPGVTLAIGAVEGSNVNPVEAMVSMIANARSFEMQMKSMQTADTNAQSANKLLSYG, translated from the coding sequence GTGGATCGAATGTTGTATGTCGCCATGAGCGGCGCCAAGCAGGTCATGGAGCAGCAGGCCTCTGTCGCCAACAACATGGCGAACGTCTCGACGCCGGGCTTTCGCGCGCAGATCGCCAGCTTCCGTGCGGTGCCCGTGGTGGGCCAGGAGGCGCCCACGCGCGCGTTCGTGTCCGCCACCACGCCCGGCGCCGACTTCGCGCACGGCCCCATCACCGAGACCGGCCGCGGCCTCGACGTGGCCGTGAACGGCGAAGGCTGGCTGGTGGTGCAGACCGCCGACGGCGGCGAAGCCTACACGCGCGTCGGCAATCTCCAGATCTCGGCCGACGGCCAGCTCTCCACCATGGGCGGCCGCCCGGTGATGGGCGACAACGGCGCACTGACCGTGCCGCCCGGCTCCGCGGTGACCATTGCCACCAACGGCCTGGTGAGCGCGCGCGACGCGGCCTCGAACACCGAGACCGGCATCGGCGAGGTGGGCCGGCTCAAGCTCGTGAACCCGGCCACCACCGACCTCGTGCGCGGTGACGACGGCCTGTTCCGCATGCGCCAGGGCCTGCAGCCGGCCGAAGCCGACCCCGGCGTGACGCTGGCCATCGGCGCCGTCGAGGGCAGCAACGTCAACCCGGTCGAGGCGATGGTTTCGATGATCGCCAACGCGCGCAGCTTCGAGATGCAGATGAAGTCGATGCAGACCGCCGACACCAACGCGCAGTCGGCCAACAAGCTGCTGTCGTACGGCTGA
- a CDS encoding alpha/beta fold hydrolase gives MTDSQFVPSRRALIAGAVAAGAVLTLGSTANAATAADTVPGFRSGSADVNGTRISYRIGGKGPAIVLLHGYAETGHMWNPLMPLLAKTHTVVVPDLRGAGNSSKPETGYEKKNMAVDIHELVRSLGIRNVSIVGHDIGLMVAYAYAAQFPSETDKVVLMDAFLPGIGQWQNVWLLRDLWHFHFHGTTPLALVKGRERIYFEHFWNDFAADPKHSVPEADRQFYARAYAQPGGMRAGFEYFKAFEKDAAEFAELGKTPLPMPMLVLSGEKAGGTFLIEQGKMVATDVKGVIVKGSGHWLMEEAPEQVIPALVSFLG, from the coding sequence ATGACCGACAGCCAATTCGTTCCTTCCCGCCGCGCCCTGATCGCGGGCGCCGTCGCCGCCGGCGCCGTCCTGACGCTGGGCTCCACGGCGAACGCCGCAACCGCCGCCGACACGGTGCCGGGCTTCCGCTCGGGCAGCGCGGACGTGAACGGCACCCGCATCAGCTACCGCATCGGCGGCAAGGGTCCGGCCATCGTGCTGCTGCACGGCTATGCCGAGACCGGCCACATGTGGAACCCGCTGATGCCGCTGCTGGCGAAGACGCACACCGTGGTCGTGCCCGACCTGCGGGGCGCGGGCAATTCGTCGAAGCCCGAGACGGGCTACGAGAAGAAGAACATGGCCGTAGACATCCACGAGCTCGTCCGGTCGCTCGGCATCCGCAACGTCAGCATCGTGGGGCACGACATCGGCCTGATGGTGGCCTATGCGTACGCCGCGCAGTTCCCTTCGGAGACCGACAAGGTCGTGCTCATGGACGCCTTCCTGCCCGGCATCGGCCAGTGGCAGAACGTGTGGCTGCTGCGCGACCTGTGGCACTTCCATTTCCACGGCACCACGCCGCTGGCGCTGGTGAAGGGACGCGAGCGCATCTACTTCGAACACTTCTGGAACGACTTCGCGGCCGATCCCAAGCACTCGGTGCCCGAAGCCGATCGCCAGTTCTACGCCAGGGCCTACGCGCAGCCCGGCGGCATGCGTGCCGGTTTCGAGTACTTCAAGGCCTTCGAGAAGGACGCGGCGGAATTCGCGGAGCTGGGCAAGACCCCGCTGCCCATGCCGATGCTGGTGCTCTCCGGCGAAAAGGCCGGTGGCACCTTCCTGATCGAACAGGGCAAGATGGTCGCGACCGACGTGAAGGGCGTGATCGTCAAGGGCTCCGGGCACTGGCTGATGGAAGAGGCGCCCGAGCAGGTCATTCCGGCACTGGTCAGCTTCCTCGGCTGA
- the flgC gene encoding flagellar basal body rod protein FlgC — MPFNSTSMNIFNVAGSAMTAQSQRMNVTASNMANAESVAGPDGMPYRAKQVVFEVAPSGMQDIGGVRVSGVVEDPSPPRLVFDPKSPHANAEGYVAMPNVNVVEEMTNMISASRSYQANVEVLNTAKTLMVKTLTLGQ, encoded by the coding sequence ATGCCCTTCAACAGCACATCCATGAACATCTTCAACGTGGCGGGATCCGCCATGACCGCGCAGTCGCAGCGCATGAACGTGACCGCCAGCAACATGGCCAACGCCGAGAGCGTGGCCGGTCCCGACGGCATGCCCTACCGCGCCAAGCAGGTGGTGTTCGAGGTCGCGCCATCCGGCATGCAGGACATCGGCGGCGTGCGCGTCTCCGGCGTGGTCGAGGACCCGTCCCCGCCGCGGCTCGTGTTCGATCCGAAGAGCCCGCACGCCAATGCCGAAGGCTACGTGGCCATGCCCAACGTCAACGTGGTCGAGGAGATGACCAACATGATCTCGGCCTCGCGCAGCTACCAGGCCAACGTCGAGGTGCTCAACACCGCGAAGACGCTGATGGTCAAGACGCTGACGCTCGGCCAGTAA
- a CDS encoding winged helix-turn-helix domain-containing protein, translated as MEALDKNNVQCSRQVAMVGCDAAQHQAWGQRLRMMGCTPVRFGSSAEFLQAVTHGSQFGLLLVVLKDEGAWPVITSMCKALRLPIFLVANALQRDLLIDVLATAGSEPAGATIDFAVLPVDDFEVELRVREALRRTETLLHPQTVSANFGDYRFIGSRKVVVHRGEEIRLKPREFELALLLFRNAGRLLERDWLLASLWMDSRIERKSRVLDCCVANIRRKLSLHKECEFVLHSVYGRGYELRRMPSSSLPELADTLDRADFPETSNEPAWIGRNELARA; from the coding sequence ATGGAAGCTCTCGACAAGAACAACGTCCAATGCTCGCGGCAGGTGGCCATGGTCGGCTGCGACGCTGCCCAGCACCAGGCCTGGGGCCAGCGGCTGCGCATGATGGGCTGCACGCCGGTGCGCTTCGGCAGCAGCGCCGAATTCCTGCAGGCCGTGACCCACGGCAGCCAGTTCGGCCTGCTGCTGGTGGTGCTGAAGGACGAAGGCGCGTGGCCGGTGATCACCTCGATGTGCAAGGCGCTGCGCCTGCCGATCTTCCTGGTGGCCAATGCCCTGCAGCGCGACCTGCTGATCGACGTGCTCGCCACGGCGGGCAGCGAGCCGGCGGGTGCCACCATCGATTTCGCGGTGCTGCCGGTGGACGACTTCGAGGTGGAGCTGCGCGTGCGCGAAGCGCTGCGCCGCACCGAGACGCTGCTGCATCCGCAGACGGTGAGCGCGAACTTCGGCGACTACCGCTTCATCGGCAGCCGCAAGGTGGTGGTGCACCGGGGCGAGGAAATCCGCCTCAAGCCCCGCGAATTCGAACTGGCGCTGCTGCTTTTCCGCAATGCGGGACGGCTTCTGGAACGCGACTGGCTGCTGGCCTCGCTCTGGATGGATTCGCGCATCGAGCGCAAGAGCCGCGTGCTCGACTGCTGCGTGGCCAACATCCGGCGCAAGCTGTCGCTGCACAAGGAATGCGAGTTCGTCCTGCACTCGGTGTACGGCCGTGGCTACGAACTGCGGCGGATGCCCTCGTCTTCCTTGCCCGAACTGGCCGACACGCTGGACCGAGCGGATTTTCCGGAAACCTCGAACGAACCGGCCTGGATCGGCCGGAACGAGCTGGCAAGGGCCTGA
- the flgE gene encoding flagellar hook protein FlgE, with protein sequence MAFSQGISGLGVAAANLDVIGNNIANSSTVGFKSAAATFQDVYAGSRVGLGASVSGVVQNFTQGVTQTSSRPYDVAILNGDGFFRLASASGEVLYSRNGQFTPDKEGYIVNAQGLRLTGYGVNASGGISGGTPAPIQIPTAPMTPKATTTVNAEFNLDARLATPAKTPFNAADSETFNYSNAIGPTYDSLGNPHDVAVYFVKAPTPANTWNVYGTSDGAALNGGAALTTLTFDSSGKMTAPASGQLNIGPINFTNGAAAMTATVDLSGTTQFGAANGMSKLGQDGYRSGELTSFSINPDGTITGKFSNEQTQLLGQVVLSSFANPNGLEPKGNNVWAETQASGNALTGTPGEGTKLGSLQAGALEASNVDLTSELVNLIVAQRNYQANAQTVKTQDQVMQTLMNIR encoded by the coding sequence ATGGCTTTTTCTCAGGGCATCAGCGGACTCGGCGTGGCCGCGGCCAACCTCGACGTCATCGGCAACAACATCGCCAACTCGAGCACCGTGGGCTTCAAGTCCGCCGCCGCCACCTTCCAGGACGTGTACGCCGGCTCGCGCGTGGGCCTGGGCGCCTCGGTCTCGGGCGTGGTGCAGAACTTCACGCAGGGCGTGACGCAGACCAGCAGCCGTCCGTACGACGTGGCCATCCTGAACGGCGACGGCTTCTTCCGCCTGGCCAGCGCCAGCGGTGAAGTGCTGTACTCGCGCAACGGCCAGTTCACGCCCGACAAGGAAGGCTACATCGTCAACGCCCAGGGCCTGCGCCTGACCGGCTACGGCGTGAACGCCAGCGGCGGCATCAGCGGCGGCACGCCCGCACCGATCCAGATCCCCACGGCGCCCATGACGCCGAAGGCCACCACCACGGTGAACGCCGAGTTCAACCTCGACGCGCGCCTGGCAACCCCGGCCAAGACGCCGTTCAACGCCGCCGACTCCGAGACCTTCAACTACTCGAACGCCATCGGCCCCACGTACGACTCGCTGGGCAACCCGCACGACGTGGCCGTGTACTTCGTGAAGGCACCCACGCCCGCCAACACCTGGAACGTGTACGGCACGTCCGACGGCGCCGCGCTCAACGGCGGTGCCGCGCTCACCACGCTGACCTTCGACTCCAGCGGCAAGATGACCGCGCCGGCCAGCGGCCAGCTGAACATCGGCCCGATCAACTTCACCAACGGCGCGGCGGCCATGACCGCCACGGTCGACCTGTCGGGCACCACGCAGTTCGGCGCTGCCAACGGCATGAGCAAGCTCGGCCAGGACGGCTACCGCTCGGGCGAGCTGACCTCGTTCTCGATCAACCCCGACGGCACCATCACCGGCAAGTTCTCCAACGAACAGACCCAGCTGCTGGGCCAGGTCGTGCTGTCGTCGTTCGCCAACCCCAACGGCCTGGAGCCCAAGGGCAACAACGTGTGGGCCGAGACGCAGGCTTCGGGCAACGCGCTCACCGGCACGCCGGGCGAGGGCACCAAGCTCGGCTCGCTGCAGGCCGGCGCGCTGGAGGCGTCCAACGTCGACCTGACCTCCGAGCTGGTCAACCTGATCGTCGCGCAGCGCAACTACCAGGCCAATGCGCAGACCGTGAAGACGCAGGACCAGGTCATGCAGACGCTGATGAACATCCGCTGA
- the flgA gene encoding flagellar basal body P-ring formation chaperone FlgA: MTLTTPRTCLPRTVSTMLLAACCAFAAQAGTTRDTAAPSTADAVVAAYMQTQTAGLPGKVGVRLEGRGTDALPACETTPEAFLPPGATPWGRVSVGVRCQAERPWTRYVQAHVSVEGSYFVAARVIDAGKPVGAGDIAERTGDLTRLPRSVVTSAAELTGVVAVNRIASGAPLRKEQVRGVTVIQQGQAVKVVAQGQGFVVTTEGRAMTGATVGAVVQAKTRDGRMVSGVADTEGQIQLAQ; encoded by the coding sequence ATGACCCTCACCACGCCCCGGACCTGCCTGCCGCGCACCGTGTCGACGATGCTGCTGGCGGCCTGCTGCGCGTTCGCGGCGCAGGCCGGGACGACCAGGGACACCGCCGCGCCCTCCACGGCCGACGCCGTCGTCGCCGCCTACATGCAGACGCAGACCGCCGGCCTGCCGGGCAAGGTCGGCGTCCGGCTCGAAGGCCGCGGCACGGACGCCCTGCCGGCCTGCGAGACCACGCCCGAGGCCTTCCTGCCACCCGGCGCCACGCCGTGGGGCCGGGTGTCGGTGGGCGTTCGCTGCCAGGCCGAACGGCCCTGGACGCGCTACGTGCAGGCCCATGTGTCGGTGGAAGGCAGCTATTTCGTGGCCGCGCGCGTCATCGACGCCGGCAAGCCGGTGGGCGCGGGCGACATCGCCGAGCGCACCGGCGATCTGACGCGGCTGCCGCGCTCGGTCGTCACCAGCGCGGCGGAACTCACCGGGGTGGTGGCGGTCAACCGCATCGCATCGGGCGCGCCGCTGCGCAAGGAGCAGGTGCGCGGCGTCACCGTCATCCAGCAGGGCCAGGCCGTCAAGGTCGTGGCGCAGGGCCAGGGTTTCGTCGTCACCACCGAGGGCCGGGCCATGACCGGAGCGACCGTGGGCGCCGTGGTGCAGGCCAAGACCCGCGACGGCCGGATGGTCAGCGGGGTGGCGGACACGGAGGGGCAGATCCAGCTGGCCCAGTAG
- the flgM gene encoding flagellar biosynthesis anti-sigma factor FlgM: MPSAVGGSDFDAARVAAIREDIRAGRYQIRPERIADGLLASVRDLLDPAADARVEAKPAPKGRE, encoded by the coding sequence ATGCCCAGCGCCGTGGGCGGCAGCGATTTCGATGCAGCCCGGGTGGCCGCGATCCGCGAGGACATCCGCGCCGGGCGCTACCAGATCCGCCCCGAGCGCATCGCCGACGGCCTGCTGGCCAGCGTGCGCGACCTGCTCGACCCGGCGGCCGACGCCAGGGTCGAGGCCAAGCCCGCGCCGAAAGGCCGCGAATGA
- a CDS encoding LysR family transcriptional regulator: protein MDRLRAYEMFVNVVARGSFTRAADALDTSPANVTRYINELEAHLRTRLINRTSRRLSLTEGGEALYDRAKSILEEVSETEALATTASLQPRGRLRINAPLSFGSLVLAPLWPKFMATYPDVELDIALIDRVVDIVEEGYDLAIRISRTSSGNHIARRLGRSHNLVCASPAYIAAHGMPEVPADLSRHLCLGYTYGATSDEWQFAGPGGTLESVRVRWALRANNGTTARAAALAGGGVIWQPRFVIGGDVEAGRLVEVMPGYRMPPIDVLAIYASRRHLSAKVRVMLDFLVNAFQGELSEPGEL from the coding sequence ATGGACCGGCTCCGTGCTTACGAAATGTTCGTCAACGTGGTGGCGCGGGGCAGCTTCACCAGGGCGGCCGACGCGCTGGACACCTCGCCGGCCAACGTGACGCGCTACATCAACGAGCTCGAGGCACACCTGCGCACGCGGCTCATCAACCGCACCTCGCGCCGCCTGTCGCTCACCGAGGGCGGCGAGGCGCTCTACGACCGGGCCAAGTCGATCCTGGAGGAAGTGTCGGAAACCGAGGCGCTGGCGACCACCGCTTCGCTGCAGCCCCGCGGGCGCCTGCGCATCAACGCGCCGCTGAGCTTCGGCAGCCTGGTGCTGGCGCCCCTGTGGCCGAAGTTCATGGCGACGTACCCCGACGTCGAGCTCGACATCGCGCTCATCGACCGCGTGGTCGACATCGTCGAGGAGGGCTACGACCTCGCCATCCGCATCTCGCGCACCAGCTCGGGCAACCACATCGCGCGCCGCCTGGGGCGCTCGCACAACCTGGTGTGCGCCTCGCCCGCGTACATCGCCGCCCACGGCATGCCCGAGGTTCCGGCCGACCTGTCCCGGCACCTGTGCCTGGGCTACACCTACGGCGCGACCTCCGACGAGTGGCAGTTCGCCGGCCCCGGCGGCACGCTCGAATCGGTGCGGGTGCGCTGGGCGCTGCGGGCCAACAACGGCACCACCGCCCGCGCCGCGGCACTCGCCGGCGGCGGCGTCATCTGGCAGCCGAGGTTCGTGATCGGCGGGGACGTGGAGGCCGGCCGGCTGGTCGAGGTCATGCCGGGCTATCGCATGCCACCCATCGACGTGCTGGCGATCTACGCCAGCCGCCGCCATCTCAGCGCGAAGGTGCGGGTGATGCTCGACTTCCTGGTCAATGCCTTCCAGGGCGAGCTGTCGGAGCCGGGCGAGCTCTAG
- a CDS encoding flagella synthesis protein FlgN, protein MTQSLLAHLRTETACIEEFLSVLDREAKAMSDNVFADLAAIAGEKTLLLDRMTELDNQREALQAALGFKPGRAGADAAAKACGPAAQQAWAALLVLAVQARSHNLRNGSMVYAHLDFTQQALHFLQASAQLFYGPDGVRKTQPGAGTRLAVG, encoded by the coding sequence ATGACCCAGTCGCTGCTGGCGCACCTGCGCACCGAGACCGCCTGCATCGAGGAATTCCTGTCGGTGCTCGACCGCGAAGCCAAGGCCATGTCGGACAACGTGTTCGCCGACCTGGCCGCCATCGCCGGTGAGAAGACCCTGCTGCTCGATCGCATGACCGAGCTCGACAACCAGCGCGAGGCGCTGCAGGCCGCGCTGGGCTTCAAGCCCGGCCGCGCCGGCGCCGATGCCGCCGCCAAGGCCTGCGGCCCCGCCGCGCAACAGGCCTGGGCCGCGCTGCTGGTGCTGGCCGTGCAGGCCCGCAGCCACAACCTTCGCAACGGCTCGATGGTGTACGCGCACCTCGATTTCACGCAGCAGGCCCTGCATTTCCTGCAGGCCAGCGCCCAACTCTTCTACGGCCCCGACGGCGTGCGCAAGACGCAGCCCGGCGCCGGGACGCGCCTCGCGGTCGGCTGA